Proteins from a single region of Thermotoga maritima MSB8:
- a CDS encoding NAD(P)H-dependent oxidoreductase subunit E: protein MVKSKEELFKELENFIEENGYEGKKDALIQVLHKAQELFGYLPADVLEYISDKLDVPLSKVYGVVTFYNFFSTKPKGKHQIKVCLGTACYVKGADRIFERFLEELKVNPDEPTSDGMFSVHGVRCLGACSMAPVVMVDEDDFYGRVTPDMVPQIISKYKREG, encoded by the coding sequence TTGGTCAAGTCGAAGGAGGAACTCTTCAAAGAGCTGGAGAATTTCATAGAAGAAAATGGGTACGAGGGAAAGAAGGATGCACTCATACAGGTGCTTCACAAGGCCCAGGAACTCTTCGGATATCTTCCCGCGGATGTTCTCGAGTACATCTCAGACAAACTCGACGTTCCTCTCTCGAAGGTTTATGGAGTGGTCACCTTCTACAACTTCTTCTCCACAAAGCCAAAGGGTAAACATCAGATCAAGGTTTGTCTCGGTACCGCGTGTTACGTGAAGGGTGCGGACAGAATCTTCGAAAGATTCCTCGAAGAACTCAAGGTGAATCCGGATGAACCCACCAGCGATGGTATGTTCTCCGTTCACGGTGTGAGATGCCTCGGGGCGTGCAGTATGGCACCGGTTGTCATGGTGGATGAAGACGATTTTTACGGCAGAGTAACTCCCGATATGGTGCCTCAGATCATCAGTAAGTACAAGCGGGAGGGATGA
- a CDS encoding MBL fold metallo-hydrolase, translated as MFENEILFDNGQHKFMFLGWEEKEEEIVQTNQYLILDGNEGILLDPGGAHVFPRVMSNVAEVVDLSSIRHIFYTHQDPDVTSGILLWLSICENAKIYISSLWVRFLPHFGIYDQKRIVPISDKGTKIKLLSGNELEILPAHFLHSTGNFVLYDPVAKILFSGDIGAAVFEKGKRYRYVDDFERHLPLMEAFHKRYMSSNAACKKWVDMVSKKKIDMIAPQHGAVFRGESVKKFLEWFRNLKCGVDLIDNLYSL; from the coding sequence ATGTTTGAAAACGAAATCCTCTTCGACAACGGTCAGCACAAATTCATGTTTCTGGGATGGGAAGAGAAAGAAGAAGAGATCGTTCAGACGAACCAGTATTTGATCCTCGATGGAAACGAAGGGATTCTCCTGGACCCGGGCGGAGCACACGTCTTTCCCAGGGTGATGTCCAACGTAGCGGAAGTGGTTGATCTTTCCAGCATAAGACATATATTCTACACGCATCAGGATCCCGATGTCACATCCGGGATTTTGCTCTGGCTTTCGATATGTGAGAACGCGAAGATATACATATCCTCTCTCTGGGTGAGGTTTCTCCCACACTTTGGAATCTACGATCAGAAAAGGATCGTTCCGATCTCTGACAAAGGAACAAAGATAAAACTCCTGAGTGGTAACGAGCTCGAGATACTCCCGGCGCATTTCCTTCATTCTACTGGGAATTTCGTTCTCTACGATCCGGTGGCAAAGATCCTTTTCTCAGGAGATATAGGCGCCGCGGTGTTCGAAAAAGGAAAGAGGTACAGGTACGTCGATGATTTCGAAAGACATCTTCCGCTTATGGAGGCCTTCCACAAAAGGTACATGTCTTCCAATGCGGCTTGCAAGAAATGGGTGGATATGGTTTCAAAGAAGAAAATAGATATGATCGCACCTCAGCACGGCGCTGTGTTCAGAGGAGAGTCTGTGAAGAAATTCCTCGAGTGGTTCAGAAATCTCAAATGCGGTGTTGATCTGATAGACAATCTCTATTCTTTGTGA
- a CDS encoding cyclase family protein, translating to MFIELSYPIEERMLTYPDNPPDYFEPKSRIEQGDAANTMMIHHFSHTGTHVDAPYHFCEEGWTLDQIPLEYFIFEKPLLVDREKKPMELFTIEDIEELDLNGVDLLMFRSGFAKLRRTDPATYRYMFPGISKELARFLRESVLSLKAVMLDFLSADPIVLGEKENYPAHRWLLSKKFSSKRPIIIFEDVNLEPVAGKKIKRVIALPLRFKGLDGGPVSVLAEVE from the coding sequence GTGTTCATAGAATTATCTTATCCTATAGAAGAGAGAATGTTGACCTATCCGGACAACCCGCCAGACTATTTTGAGCCGAAAAGCAGAATAGAACAGGGAGACGCCGCCAACACGATGATGATTCATCATTTCTCGCACACGGGTACACACGTGGACGCCCCCTACCATTTTTGTGAAGAGGGCTGGACATTGGATCAGATACCTCTTGAATACTTCATTTTTGAAAAACCCCTGCTCGTGGACAGGGAGAAGAAACCAATGGAACTCTTCACCATCGAAGATATCGAAGAACTGGATCTGAATGGTGTGGATCTTCTCATGTTCAGATCGGGTTTTGCGAAGTTGAGAAGAACAGATCCTGCAACCTACAGGTACATGTTCCCCGGCATTTCAAAAGAGTTGGCTCGTTTTCTGAGGGAATCTGTCCTCTCTCTCAAAGCGGTCATGCTCGATTTTCTCAGTGCCGATCCCATCGTGTTGGGTGAAAAAGAAAACTACCCCGCGCACAGATGGCTTTTGTCGAAGAAATTCAGCAGCAAAAGACCTATCATCATATTCGAAGATGTGAATTTAGAACCCGTCGCTGGAAAGAAGATAAAACGTGTGATCGCTCTTCCTTTGAGATTCAAGGGGCTGGACGGTGGACCCGTCAGCGTTCTGGCAGAGGTGGAATGA
- the nuoF gene encoding NADH-quinone oxidoreductase subunit NuoF has protein sequence MPLTTNTILICAGGACISAGEKSVKDAFEEELRKYGLDEVVRVIETGCMGACTLGPIAVIYPESVFYQKLTPDAAREIVEEHILKGRIVEKYLYKASEGKPVPRVHEEVPFFKKQVRIVTRNLGVIDPTKIEEYIARDGYFALAKALQMKPEDVIKEIKDSGLRGRGGAGFPTGLKWELAARQKAEKKFVVCNADEGDPGAFMDRSVLEGDPHAVIEGMAIAAYAIGAQKGFVYVRAEYPLAIERLNIALNQAREYGFLGGNIMGTDFSFDIEIRIGAGAFVCGEETALMASIEGERGQPKVKPPYPVEKGLWGYPTVINNVETLANVPWIIRNGAKEFRKYGTENSPGTKVFALAGKVKNTGLVEVPMGITLRELIYEIGGGIAGDKKLKAIQTGGPSGGCIPAEYVDTPVDFESLQKLGAIMGSGGMIVMDEDDCMVDVARFFLEFTVEESCGKCTPCREGTKKMLEILEKITSGEGTEEDIEELEKLAHVVKDTSLCGLGQTAPNPVLSTLRYFRDEYLAHVKEKRCPSKKCKALISYVIDPEKCVGCTACARVCPVQCISGQVRQPHVIDQAECVRCGSCIEVCRFGAISKVTPALPVEEAVE, from the coding sequence GTGCCGCTCACAACGAACACGATCCTTATCTGTGCAGGTGGAGCGTGTATTTCCGCCGGCGAAAAGAGTGTCAAAGATGCCTTCGAAGAAGAATTGAGAAAGTACGGCCTCGATGAAGTTGTCAGGGTGATAGAGACCGGTTGTATGGGAGCGTGTACATTGGGACCGATTGCCGTGATCTACCCGGAAAGTGTGTTTTACCAGAAACTCACACCAGACGCAGCAAGAGAGATCGTCGAAGAACACATTTTGAAGGGAAGGATCGTGGAGAAGTACCTTTACAAGGCTTCCGAAGGAAAACCTGTTCCAAGAGTTCATGAGGAAGTGCCTTTCTTCAAGAAACAGGTTAGGATCGTCACAAGGAATCTCGGTGTCATAGATCCCACGAAGATAGAGGAGTACATCGCAAGAGACGGATATTTTGCCCTTGCGAAGGCTCTTCAGATGAAACCGGAAGACGTGATAAAGGAGATAAAGGACAGCGGACTCAGAGGAAGAGGAGGAGCGGGTTTTCCAACAGGGCTCAAGTGGGAACTCGCGGCAAGGCAAAAGGCCGAGAAGAAATTCGTTGTCTGTAACGCGGACGAAGGAGACCCGGGTGCTTTCATGGACAGATCGGTTCTTGAAGGAGATCCACACGCCGTCATAGAGGGGATGGCAATAGCCGCCTACGCGATAGGTGCTCAGAAGGGGTTCGTTTATGTCAGGGCGGAGTATCCTCTCGCCATTGAAAGGCTCAACATAGCGCTGAATCAGGCAAGAGAGTACGGTTTCCTTGGAGGAAACATAATGGGAACGGATTTTTCCTTCGATATAGAGATCAGAATCGGTGCGGGTGCGTTCGTTTGTGGTGAGGAAACCGCTTTGATGGCCTCCATAGAGGGTGAGAGAGGCCAACCGAAGGTGAAGCCTCCCTATCCCGTTGAGAAGGGACTCTGGGGATACCCCACAGTGATCAACAACGTTGAAACACTTGCGAACGTACCCTGGATCATCAGAAACGGTGCGAAAGAGTTCAGAAAATACGGGACGGAGAACTCTCCGGGAACGAAAGTATTCGCTCTCGCCGGTAAAGTGAAGAACACAGGTCTTGTGGAAGTTCCCATGGGAATCACACTCAGAGAGCTCATATACGAGATTGGAGGAGGAATAGCCGGAGACAAAAAGCTGAAAGCCATCCAGACTGGGGGACCGAGCGGAGGGTGTATCCCCGCTGAGTACGTAGACACACCTGTTGATTTCGAATCCCTCCAGAAACTCGGTGCAATCATGGGTTCTGGTGGAATGATAGTGATGGACGAAGACGACTGTATGGTTGACGTCGCAAGGTTCTTCCTCGAGTTCACCGTGGAAGAATCCTGTGGAAAATGTACGCCCTGTAGAGAAGGAACGAAGAAGATGCTCGAAATCCTGGAGAAGATCACTTCCGGAGAGGGAACAGAGGAGGACATAGAAGAGCTCGAAAAGCTGGCGCATGTGGTAAAGGACACTTCCCTCTGTGGACTTGGTCAAACCGCACCGAATCCTGTTCTTTCCACACTCAGATACTTCAGAGACGAGTATCTGGCGCATGTCAAAGAGAAGAGGTGTCCATCCAAGAAGTGTAAAGCGTTGATCAGCTACGTGATTGATCCTGAAAAATGTGTTGGATGTACCGCGTGTGCGAGGGTCTGTCCGGTTCAGTGTATAAGCGGTCAGGTGAGACAGCCTCACGTGATAGATCAGGCGGAGTGTGTCAGGTGTGGTAGCTGTATCGAAGTCTGTAGATTTGGAGCTATAAGCAAGGTTACTCCAGCTCTGCCGGTGGAGGAGGCGGTAGAATGA
- a CDS encoding (2Fe-2S) ferredoxin domain-containing protein: MAKVKSLEELMKIKEQALKDLQLRGETGKRGKITVAMGTCGIAAGAKETLKAIVEALNEYNINDIAVVQSGCMGLCEVEPTVEVRLEGQEPVIYGRVTPENAKRIVKMHILEGRVVEDLVVKRGEA, translated from the coding sequence ATGGCCAAGGTGAAGAGTCTGGAAGAACTCATGAAGATAAAGGAACAGGCTCTGAAGGATCTCCAGCTGAGGGGCGAAACAGGTAAAAGGGGGAAGATAACTGTTGCGATGGGTACGTGTGGAATAGCGGCGGGTGCCAAAGAGACTCTGAAGGCGATCGTTGAAGCCCTCAATGAATACAACATAAACGATATAGCGGTTGTTCAGTCGGGTTGTATGGGACTCTGCGAGGTGGAACCCACCGTTGAAGTGAGGCTCGAAGGTCAGGAGCCAGTCATATACGGAAGGGTCACTCCGGAAAACGCAAAGAGAATCGTGAAGATGCACATACTCGAAGGAAGGGTCGTCGAAGATCTGGTGGTCAAAAGAGGAGAAGCCTGA
- a CDS encoding transglutaminase-like domain-containing protein, whose protein sequence is MEFLIYSLPEEVLREEMLGNFSVALKLIDDFLKKDLPLLQRERLIYEKERIERLLEDYPFTEKEAMEKMREMFEGFSEGEFQYLMNEGVLDYIVVEGEKRFERRFFHNLAFVRSEYRERLRKDERSEKARRILHERLERLIKGEDPKRYRIRARITLKLKETSSKHRVWLPFPKESLQIESVKLLRTSHKSYYISPNDVPQRTIYFEGEDSTFFVEFEYIVREWVNHVDPERVSEKVAGFEEFLKEEPPHIVFTPKLRWLTQTVVGSEVNPYLKAKRIYDWITLNVRYSYVKPYALYENITDFVVNNLKGDCGFQALLFITMCRIAGVPARWQSGWYINPIFGSPHDWALFYVEPYGWLPADLSFGGARRDNESFRSFYFGNLDGFRMVANDGFMKDFDPKTRFVRSDPTDNQVGEAESEEKRLPFESTIEVISFEEV, encoded by the coding sequence ATGGAGTTTCTCATCTACAGTTTACCAGAGGAAGTTCTCAGAGAAGAAATGCTGGGGAACTTTTCAGTCGCTTTGAAGCTGATCGATGACTTTCTGAAAAAGGACCTCCCTTTGCTTCAGCGTGAAAGACTCATCTACGAAAAAGAGAGGATCGAAAGACTCCTCGAGGATTATCCTTTCACCGAAAAAGAAGCGATGGAAAAGATGAGGGAGATGTTCGAGGGTTTCTCAGAGGGAGAGTTCCAATATCTCATGAACGAAGGAGTACTCGACTACATCGTCGTGGAGGGTGAGAAACGATTCGAAAGGCGTTTCTTCCACAACCTCGCCTTCGTCAGATCGGAGTACAGAGAAAGACTCAGAAAAGATGAAAGAAGTGAAAAAGCCCGAAGAATTCTCCACGAACGGCTGGAGCGTCTCATAAAGGGTGAGGATCCGAAAAGATACAGAATAAGAGCGAGAATAACTTTGAAACTGAAGGAAACATCCTCCAAGCACCGCGTATGGCTTCCGTTTCCCAAGGAAAGCCTTCAGATCGAAAGTGTGAAACTTCTGAGAACAAGTCACAAAAGTTACTACATTTCTCCGAACGATGTTCCACAGAGGACCATCTACTTCGAAGGCGAAGACAGCACTTTTTTCGTGGAATTCGAGTACATTGTTAGAGAGTGGGTGAACCACGTCGATCCTGAAAGAGTTTCAGAGAAAGTTGCGGGATTTGAAGAGTTCCTGAAAGAAGAGCCTCCACACATCGTTTTTACTCCGAAACTCAGGTGGTTAACACAAACGGTGGTGGGTAGCGAGGTAAACCCGTACCTCAAAGCGAAAAGGATATACGACTGGATCACACTCAACGTGAGGTACTCCTACGTGAAACCGTATGCCCTGTACGAGAATATAACGGATTTTGTGGTGAACAACCTGAAAGGCGACTGTGGTTTTCAGGCACTTCTCTTCATAACGATGTGCAGGATCGCAGGTGTCCCCGCAAGATGGCAGTCTGGATGGTACATAAATCCGATCTTCGGTTCTCCTCACGACTGGGCACTTTTCTACGTGGAGCCCTATGGGTGGCTTCCTGCGGATCTTTCCTTTGGCGGTGCGAGGAGAGATAATGAATCTTTCAGAAGCTTCTACTTTGGAAACCTGGACGGCTTCAGAATGGTGGCAAACGACGGCTTCATGAAAGACTTCGATCCGAAAACTCGTTTTGTGAGAAGCGATCCCACAGACAACCAGGTTGGAGAGGCGGAAAGCGAAGAGAAACGTCTGCCGTTCGAAAGTACCATAGAAGTTATTAGTTTCGAGGAGGTGTGA
- a CDS encoding ferritin-like domain-containing protein — MIGPRDLLNIALRIESTGYSYYKNLTEKTEGETKALFERLAEQERDHSRKFKEILEKYEQDLNPSDEVLGYLEALAEISIFPKLEETPPDDLREAVRRAIEVEKDSIVFYSEILSYVPEKEPVQTIIDEEKKHLRDLLRLEV, encoded by the coding sequence ATGATAGGCCCAAGGGATCTTCTGAATATAGCTTTGAGGATCGAATCAACCGGTTACTCTTACTACAAGAATCTCACGGAGAAAACGGAGGGGGAAACGAAGGCACTCTTTGAACGACTGGCGGAACAAGAGAGGGACCACTCCAGAAAGTTCAAGGAGATCCTCGAAAAATACGAGCAGGATCTTAACCCATCCGATGAGGTGCTCGGCTATCTCGAAGCTCTCGCAGAGATCTCTATCTTTCCCAAGCTCGAAGAAACTCCCCCTGATGATCTGAGAGAGGCTGTGAGAAGGGCCATCGAAGTGGAAAAAGATTCCATAGTCTTTTACAGCGAAATATTGAGCTACGTACCGGAGAAAGAACCCGTTCAGACGATCATCGATGAGGAGAAAAAGCATCTGAGGGACCTTCTGAGACTGGAAGTGTGA
- a CDS encoding IGHMBP2 family helicase, with protein sequence MTVQQFIKKLVRLVELERNAEINAMLDEMKRLSGEEREKKGRAVLGLTGKFIGEELGYFLVRFGRRKKIDTEIGVGDLVLISKGNPLKSDYTGTVVEKGERFITVAVDRLPSWKLKNVRIDLFASDITFRRQIENLMTLSSEGKKALEFLLGKRKPEESFEEEFTPFDEGLNESQREAVSLALGSSDFFLIHGPFGTGKTRTLVEYIRQEVARGKKILVTAESNLAVDNLVERLWGKVSLVRIGHPSRVSSHLKESTLAHQIETSSEYEKVKKMKEELAKLIKKRDSFTKPSPQWRRGLSDKKILEYAEKNWSARGVSKEKIKEMAEWIKLNSQIQDIRDLIERKEEIIASRIVREAQVVLSTNSSAALEILSGIVFDVVVVDEASQATIPSILIPISKGKKFVLAGDHKQLPPTILSEDAKDLSRTLFEELITRYPEKSSLLDTQYRMNELLMEFPSEEFYDGKLKAAEKVRNITLFDLGVEIPNFGKFWDVVLSPKNVLVFIDTKNRSDRFERQRKDSPSRENPLEAQIVKEVVEKLLSMGVKEDWIGIITPYDDQVNLIRELIEAKVEVHSVDGFQGREKEVIIISFVRSNKNGEIGFLEDLRRLNVSLTRAKRKLIATGDSSTLSVHPTYRRFVEFVKKKGTYVIF encoded by the coding sequence ATGACGGTTCAGCAGTTCATAAAGAAGCTTGTGAGGCTCGTAGAGCTCGAAAGGAACGCGGAAATAAACGCAATGCTCGATGAGATGAAGCGGCTCTCGGGGGAGGAAAGAGAGAAAAAGGGTCGTGCCGTTCTGGGTCTCACAGGAAAATTTATAGGAGAAGAACTTGGATATTTCCTTGTGAGGTTTGGAAGAAGAAAGAAGATAGACACAGAAATCGGTGTGGGTGATCTTGTTCTCATAAGCAAAGGAAACCCCCTCAAGAGTGATTACACGGGAACGGTTGTGGAGAAAGGAGAGCGTTTCATCACGGTAGCGGTCGATAGGCTTCCATCGTGGAAGCTCAAAAATGTGAGGATAGACCTCTTTGCGAGCGACATCACGTTCAGAAGACAGATAGAGAACCTGATGACGCTTTCTTCGGAAGGGAAAAAAGCTCTTGAGTTTCTACTTGGAAAGAGGAAGCCAGAAGAGTCGTTTGAAGAAGAGTTCACTCCCTTCGATGAAGGATTGAACGAGAGTCAGAGGGAAGCGGTTTCCCTTGCCCTCGGAAGTTCTGATTTCTTTCTCATACACGGCCCCTTCGGCACGGGAAAGACCAGAACACTCGTGGAGTACATAAGACAGGAAGTAGCACGTGGAAAGAAAATTCTGGTCACAGCGGAGAGTAACCTTGCTGTGGACAACCTCGTGGAGAGGCTCTGGGGGAAAGTGTCTCTGGTGAGAATTGGCCATCCTTCGCGCGTGTCCTCTCACCTGAAGGAGTCCACACTCGCACATCAAATCGAAACAAGCAGTGAGTACGAGAAGGTAAAGAAGATGAAGGAAGAACTCGCAAAGTTGATCAAAAAAAGGGACAGTTTCACAAAACCTTCACCGCAGTGGAGAAGAGGGCTCAGCGACAAGAAGATCCTGGAGTACGCAGAGAAGAACTGGAGTGCCAGGGGAGTTTCCAAGGAAAAGATAAAGGAGATGGCAGAGTGGATAAAGTTAAACAGCCAGATTCAAGATATCAGGGACCTCATAGAACGCAAAGAGGAAATAATAGCGAGCAGGATAGTACGGGAAGCGCAGGTTGTGCTTTCAACCAATTCGTCCGCAGCTCTGGAAATACTATCGGGAATAGTCTTCGATGTGGTAGTTGTTGACGAGGCCTCTCAGGCAACTATCCCAAGCATCCTCATTCCCATATCGAAAGGCAAAAAGTTCGTCCTCGCTGGGGATCACAAACAGCTTCCACCCACGATACTCTCAGAAGACGCGAAGGATCTTTCGAGAACACTGTTTGAAGAACTCATAACTCGATATCCCGAGAAGTCTTCTCTTCTCGATACCCAGTACAGAATGAACGAACTTTTGATGGAGTTTCCGAGTGAAGAATTTTACGACGGAAAACTGAAAGCGGCCGAGAAAGTCAGAAACATAACGCTCTTCGACCTTGGAGTGGAGATACCGAACTTTGGAAAGTTCTGGGATGTTGTTCTCTCCCCAAAAAACGTTCTGGTCTTCATAGACACAAAGAACAGATCTGACAGATTTGAAAGGCAAAGGAAAGACTCTCCCTCGAGAGAGAATCCATTAGAAGCACAGATCGTGAAAGAGGTTGTGGAAAAGCTTCTCTCCATGGGGGTGAAGGAGGATTGGATCGGGATCATCACTCCCTACGATGATCAGGTGAATCTCATAAGAGAGTTGATCGAAGCGAAAGTAGAAGTACACAGTGTGGATGGTTTTCAGGGAAGGGAAAAAGAGGTCATCATCATCTCATTTGTGCGTTCGAACAAAAACGGTGAAATAGGGTTCCTCGAAGATCTGAGAAGACTCAACGTCTCACTCACACGGGCGAAAAGAAAACTGATAGCAACGGGAGATTCGAGCACGCTCTCTGTCCATCCAACTTACAGAAGATTTGTAGAGTTTGTGAAAAAGAAGGGAACTTACGTGATCTTTTGA
- the porC gene encoding pyruvate synthase subunit PorC: MPVAKKYFEIRWHGRAGQGAKSASQMLAEAALEAGKYVQAFPEYGAERTGAPMRAFNRIGDEYIRVRSAVENPDVVVVIDETLLSPAIVEGLSEDGILLVNTVKDFEFVRKKTGFNGKICVVDATDIALQEIKRGIPNTPMLGALVRVTGIVPLEAIEKRIEKMFGKKFPQEVIDANKRALRRGYEEVKCSE; the protein is encoded by the coding sequence ATGCCCGTTGCGAAGAAATACTTTGAAATACGATGGCACGGTAGAGCCGGGCAAGGTGCGAAGAGTGCTTCCCAGATGCTGGCAGAAGCCGCTCTGGAAGCCGGGAAATACGTTCAGGCTTTTCCAGAATACGGTGCAGAAAGAACAGGTGCTCCCATGAGGGCCTTCAACAGGATTGGTGACGAGTACATCAGAGTGAGATCTGCAGTGGAAAACCCGGACGTCGTTGTGGTGATCGATGAAACACTACTTTCTCCCGCCATTGTAGAAGGCCTTTCAGAAGATGGTATCCTCCTTGTGAACACCGTTAAGGATTTCGAATTCGTCAGAAAAAAGACAGGATTCAACGGAAAGATATGCGTGGTGGATGCTACAGACATCGCTCTCCAGGAGATAAAGAGAGGAATACCGAACACACCGATGCTTGGAGCGCTGGTCAGAGTGACAGGTATTGTGCCTCTCGAGGCGATAGAGAAGAGAATCGAGAAGATGTTCGGAAAGAAATTCCCTCAGGAAGTGATTGATGCGAACAAGAGAGCTTTGAGACGTGGATATGAGGAAGTAAAGTGCTCAGAGTGA
- the porD gene encoding pyruvate synthase subunit PorD, protein MSLKSWKEIPIGGVIDKPGTAREYKTGAWRVMRPILHKEKCIDCMFCWLYCPDQAIIQEGGIMKGFNYDYCKGCGLCANVCPKQAIEMRPETEFLSEEG, encoded by the coding sequence ATGTCTCTTAAAAGCTGGAAGGAAATTCCCATTGGAGGAGTCATCGACAAACCGGGAACAGCAAGAGAATACAAAACAGGTGCCTGGCGTGTGATGAGACCTATTCTTCACAAAGAGAAATGTATAGACTGTATGTTCTGCTGGCTCTACTGTCCAGATCAAGCGATCATCCAAGAAGGCGGAATAATGAAAGGTTTCAACTACGACTACTGTAAAGGATGCGGACTCTGTGCGAACGTATGTCCAAAGCAGGCCATAGAGATGAGACCTGAGACTGAGTTTCTGAGCGAGGAGGGATGA
- a CDS encoding methyl-accepting chemotaxis protein — protein MREREIVDKLTSAFFAENTIISFTSQLDEALTRKLRRMQRRIEEVKERFVNLNRLFQELVGDFQAKSDQLVSVIQDMEKISENIMEELKKSGTNVDQIVERVKEASSQIGETLENIRSIEKLIQNIMRIARETNILALNATIEAARAGEAGKGFMIVANEVQNLSNETNEVTKQIVEKAREILESSQRSLENLEFMANLFETVGKTLQNMVRFMENNVKLLQEVRNSLDTSKESLSEKSAEIDSATKVLEETAGGFTTINRVINSVITAQRKLKDLKI, from the coding sequence ATGAGAGAAAGAGAAATCGTGGATAAACTCACTTCTGCGTTCTTTGCAGAGAACACGATCATATCCTTCACAAGCCAGCTGGACGAAGCACTGACCAGAAAGCTGAGAAGAATGCAGCGCAGAATAGAGGAAGTTAAAGAAAGATTTGTGAATCTCAACAGACTGTTTCAGGAACTGGTGGGAGATTTTCAAGCGAAAAGTGATCAGCTCGTCTCTGTCATCCAAGACATGGAAAAGATCAGCGAAAACATCATGGAGGAGTTGAAAAAATCCGGAACAAATGTAGATCAGATCGTCGAAAGGGTGAAAGAAGCTTCATCCCAGATAGGAGAGACCCTTGAAAACATAAGATCGATCGAAAAGTTGATTCAGAACATTATGAGAATCGCCAGGGAAACCAACATCCTCGCCTTGAACGCCACCATAGAGGCTGCGAGGGCCGGAGAAGCGGGAAAAGGCTTCATGATCGTAGCAAACGAGGTTCAGAATCTATCAAACGAAACAAATGAAGTGACAAAGCAGATCGTCGAGAAGGCCAGAGAAATCCTCGAATCTTCACAAAGATCCCTTGAAAACCTCGAGTTCATGGCGAATCTGTTTGAAACAGTTGGAAAAACCCTCCAGAATATGGTTCGTTTCATGGAAAACAACGTAAAGCTCCTTCAGGAGGTCAGAAACTCCCTCGATACCTCGAAGGAGTCACTCTCAGAAAAGAGTGCGGAAATCGACAGTGCAACGAAGGTTCTGGAAGAGACTGCAGGAGGATTCACGACCATAAACAGAGTTATCAACTCAGTGATCACCGCTCAGAGAAAACTGAAGGATCTAAAGATTTAA
- a CDS encoding L-Ala-D/L-Glu epimerase, which translates to MSRIVNVKLSLKRYEYEKPFHITGSVSSESRNVEVEIVLESGVKGYGEASPSFRVNGERVEALLAIENAVREMITGIDVRNYARIFEITDRLFGFPSLKAAVQFATLDALSQELGTQVCYLLGGKRDEIETDKTVGIDTVENRVKEAKKIFEEGFRVIKIKVGENLKEDIEAVEEIAKVTRGAKYIVDANMGYTQKEAVEFARAVYQKGIDIAVYEQPVRREDIEGLKFVRFHSPFPVAADESARTKFDVMRLVKEEAVDYVNIKLMKSGISDALAIVEIAESSGLKLMIGCMGESSLGINQSVHFALGTGAFEFHDLDSHLMLKEEVFRGKFIQDGPRMRVKDQ; encoded by the coding sequence ATGTCGAGGATCGTGAACGTGAAGCTTTCTCTCAAGAGATACGAATACGAAAAGCCGTTTCACATAACTGGAAGCGTATCTTCCGAAAGCAGAAATGTCGAGGTTGAAATCGTTTTGGAAAGTGGTGTCAAAGGGTACGGAGAAGCGTCTCCCTCCTTCAGAGTGAACGGTGAAAGGGTGGAAGCACTTCTTGCAATAGAAAACGCTGTGAGGGAGATGATCACAGGCATCGATGTGCGAAACTATGCCAGGATCTTCGAGATCACAGACAGGCTCTTCGGGTTTCCGAGTTTGAAAGCAGCCGTTCAATTTGCCACACTGGACGCTCTCTCTCAAGAACTTGGAACACAGGTCTGTTATCTCCTTGGAGGAAAAAGAGATGAGATAGAAACGGACAAAACAGTTGGGATAGACACCGTCGAAAACCGTGTGAAGGAGGCAAAGAAGATATTCGAAGAGGGTTTCAGAGTGATCAAGATAAAAGTTGGAGAGAATTTGAAGGAAGACATCGAAGCCGTGGAAGAGATAGCGAAAGTCACCCGTGGAGCGAAGTACATAGTTGACGCGAACATGGGATACACCCAGAAGGAGGCGGTGGAGTTCGCGAGAGCAGTATATCAAAAAGGAATAGACATCGCTGTGTACGAACAACCTGTGAGGAGGGAAGACATAGAAGGCTTGAAGTTCGTGAGGTTCCACTCTCCGTTTCCCGTCGCGGCGGACGAATCCGCGAGGACGAAGTTCGATGTGATGAGGCTTGTGAAGGAAGAAGCGGTTGATTACGTGAACATAAAACTCATGAAGTCGGGAATTTCCGACGCTCTTGCCATAGTGGAAATAGCAGAATCGTCAGGTTTGAAGCTCATGATCGGATGCATGGGAGAGTCCTCGCTCGGAATAAATCAGAGTGTTCATTTTGCGCTTGGAACGGGAGCTTTTGAGTTTCATGACCTCGACAGTCACCTGATGCTGAAGGAAGAAGTTTTCAGAGGAAAATTCATCCAGGATGGTCCGAGAATGAGGGTGAAAGATCAATGA